A section of the Arabiibacter massiliensis genome encodes:
- a CDS encoding CpaF family protein, which produces MSLMSRARAAAGAAPTETAARPCDLEALKRQIKAFVSVDDIALMMAESPARARGELRGACRQAFEDAVWAEVPHGERQRLVDELVDTVFGFGPLEGLLVDDSVTEIMVNGPHDVYYERGGRLFRADACFADTGQLRALIDRMLGPLGRRVDEASPMANARLPQGHRVHVVLPPLALDGPLLTIRKFAARVMTLDDMMASGSFDASVKRFLVWAVRARKSIAVSGGTGSGKTTLLNALSCVLPHDERIITIEDSAELRFLEHPHVVRLEARPRNAEGVGEVAIRELVINALRMRPDRIVVGECRGAEALDMLQAMNTGHDGSLTTLHANSPADVVSRLTTMVRYAADLPVDVIESNVASAFDAVVQTARSLGGARFVSEVAELSFDAKRRACTARTLYKRESGDAAGVWVAPPEWVDDLPKLHVAEEEEVRRWKRECCLAA; this is translated from the coding sequence ATGTCTTTGATGAGCCGCGCCCGGGCCGCCGCCGGCGCCGCGCCGACGGAGACGGCCGCGCGCCCCTGCGACCTCGAGGCGCTCAAACGCCAGATCAAGGCGTTCGTGTCGGTGGACGACATCGCCCTCATGATGGCCGAGAGCCCTGCGCGGGCGCGCGGCGAGCTCAGGGGCGCCTGCCGCCAGGCGTTCGAGGACGCCGTGTGGGCGGAGGTTCCGCACGGCGAGCGACAGCGGCTCGTCGACGAGCTCGTGGACACGGTGTTCGGCTTCGGCCCCCTCGAAGGGCTGCTCGTCGACGACTCCGTGACCGAGATCATGGTGAACGGCCCGCACGACGTGTACTACGAGCGCGGTGGACGCCTGTTCCGGGCAGACGCGTGCTTCGCCGACACCGGCCAGCTGCGCGCCCTCATCGACCGCATGCTCGGTCCTCTGGGCCGGCGCGTCGACGAGGCCTCGCCCATGGCGAACGCGCGCCTGCCCCAGGGCCATCGCGTGCACGTGGTGCTGCCGCCGCTCGCCCTCGACGGGCCGCTGCTCACCATCCGCAAGTTCGCCGCGCGCGTGATGACGCTCGACGACATGATGGCGTCCGGCTCGTTCGATGCCTCGGTGAAGCGCTTCCTCGTGTGGGCGGTGCGCGCCCGCAAGAGCATCGCGGTGTCGGGAGGCACGGGCAGCGGCAAGACCACCCTGCTCAACGCCCTCTCCTGCGTGCTTCCGCACGACGAGCGCATCATCACGATCGAGGACTCCGCCGAGCTGCGCTTCTTGGAGCATCCGCACGTCGTGAGGCTCGAGGCGCGCCCGCGCAACGCCGAGGGGGTGGGCGAGGTGGCCATCCGCGAGCTCGTGATCAACGCGTTGCGCATGCGCCCCGACCGCATCGTGGTGGGCGAGTGCCGCGGCGCCGAGGCGCTCGACATGCTGCAGGCGATGAACACGGGCCACGACGGCTCGCTCACCACGCTGCATGCGAACTCGCCGGCCGACGTGGTGTCGCGCCTCACGACGATGGTCCGCTACGCGGCCGACCTGCCGGTTGACGTGATCGAGTCGAACGTGGCGAGCGCCTTCGACGCCGTCGTCCAGACGGCGCGCTCGCTCGGCGGCGCGCGCTTCGTGTCGGAGGTGGCCGAGCTTTCCTTCGACGCGAAGCGGCGGGCCTGCACGGCCAGAACGCTGTACAAACGCGAATCGGGCGATGCCGCAGGGGTCTGGGTGGCGCCCCCGGAATGGGTTGATGACCTGCCGAAGCTCCATGTGGCGGAAGAGGAGGAGGTGCGCCGATGGAAACGGGAATGCTGCTTGGCTGCCTGA
- a CDS encoding type II secretion system F family protein: METGMLLGCLSAVAAFGCGSLLAASAMGSARRPPRIDGAGGPASGRLAWRLRNGVAWTMPLARLLMRSGRVAALVRQAVQAARSRGFATEEEPLASLVAASLLGTAALAGFVAGSLAAGAAVAVCVAAVGVVRLRGMEDRRRDELRDAVPDALRSMGVCFQSGLSLLQTLQQAAREATGPLKGLFERAARRLETGQGASEALEALREGADVPELAFVAVALDVQHEAGGSLSRVLDAARDSVKGEIELRRSLKVQTAQAKLSARIVSVMPFALIAVFSLVSEDFLAPFFSSATGLALLGLALGMQAAGVLAVRRMLAVEVGA; this comes from the coding sequence ATGGAAACGGGAATGCTGCTTGGCTGCCTGAGCGCCGTCGCGGCGTTCGGATGCGGATCGCTGCTCGCCGCCTCGGCGATGGGGAGCGCGCGAAGGCCGCCCCGCATCGACGGCGCGGGCGGGCCGGCCTCGGGACGCCTCGCGTGGCGGCTGCGCAACGGCGTGGCGTGGACGATGCCGCTCGCGCGCCTCCTCATGCGCTCCGGGCGCGTCGCCGCCCTCGTGCGCCAGGCCGTGCAGGCTGCGCGCTCGCGCGGGTTCGCGACGGAGGAGGAGCCCCTGGCGTCCCTGGTCGCGGCCTCGCTGCTCGGCACGGCAGCGCTTGCGGGATTCGTCGCGGGCTCGCTCGCGGCCGGGGCCGCCGTGGCCGTCTGCGTCGCCGCGGTAGGCGTCGTGCGTCTGCGCGGGATGGAGGACCGCCGGCGCGACGAGCTGCGCGACGCCGTGCCCGACGCGCTGCGTTCGATGGGGGTGTGCTTCCAGTCGGGGCTGTCGCTGCTCCAGACGCTGCAGCAGGCGGCGCGCGAGGCGACGGGGCCGTTGAAGGGGCTGTTCGAGCGGGCAGCGCGCCGTTTGGAGACGGGTCAGGGCGCGAGCGAGGCGCTCGAGGCGCTTCGGGAGGGGGCGGATGTGCCCGAGCTCGCGTTCGTGGCAGTGGCGCTCGACGTCCAGCACGAGGCGGGCGGCAGCCTCTCCCGGGTGCTCGACGCCGCGCGCGACTCGGTGAAGGGAGAGATCGAGCTTCGGCGCTCGCTCAAGGTGCAGACGGCTCAGGCCAAGCTCTCGGCCCGCATCGTCAGCGTGATGCCGTTCGCGCTCATAGCGGTGTTCTCGCTGGTGAGCGAAGACTTCCTCGCGCCGTTCTTCTCGAGCGCGACGGGGCTGGCGCTGCTCGGGCTGGCGCTTGGGATGCAGGCGGCGGGCGTGCTGGCGGTGCGCCGCATGCTGGCGGTGGAGGTGGGGGCATGA
- a CDS encoding type II secretion system F family protein, which yields MMAFSEASLLLVGAAASAAGLGACVGASWQARRRSARRRRDLRRSTGVREEGVAAPGLDGRVVRFAVDCSRGLSLGASGLPFVRGRTFARVARWLGAHAPRAGLAGEVSPGGFVDAAAKLALACGAVGALAGAVLSNELGALGAVVGCAVGAMALPRAVKRLERARALGLERDLSEMLEVVALGLRSGLSFDRGFQLYAGHFSTVFADECAAASRAWSSGLATREEALRRLAASYDSPLFARVVENVVRSLRFGAQLAEALEAAAVEARSVHRAHVEERVAKAPVKMMVPTGTLILPAMLLLVLGPVLLELMEGF from the coding sequence ATGATGGCGTTTTCGGAGGCGTCGCTTTTGCTCGTAGGGGCGGCGGCGTCGGCGGCCGGGCTGGGGGCATGCGTAGGCGCATCCTGGCAGGCACGCAGGCGCTCGGCGCGGCGAAGGAGGGATCTCAGACGCTCGACGGGCGTGCGCGAGGAGGGCGTTGCGGCCCCGGGGCTCGACGGGAGGGTCGTCCGGTTCGCGGTGGACTGCTCGCGCGGGCTTTCGCTGGGGGCGTCGGGCCTGCCGTTCGTCCGCGGCCGGACGTTCGCCCGCGTCGCGCGCTGGCTCGGCGCGCACGCGCCGCGGGCGGGGCTTGCGGGGGAGGTGTCGCCCGGCGGGTTCGTCGACGCGGCCGCGAAGCTCGCCCTGGCCTGCGGGGCCGTCGGCGCGCTCGCGGGAGCGGTGCTCTCCAACGAGCTCGGCGCGCTGGGGGCGGTCGTCGGCTGCGCCGTCGGCGCGATGGCGCTTCCGAGGGCGGTCAAGCGGCTCGAGCGCGCCCGCGCCCTGGGCCTCGAGCGGGATCTCTCGGAGATGCTGGAGGTGGTGGCGCTCGGACTGCGCAGCGGGCTGTCGTTCGATCGCGGCTTTCAGCTGTACGCCGGGCACTTCTCCACGGTTTTCGCGGACGAGTGCGCGGCCGCCTCGCGCGCCTGGTCGTCGGGCCTGGCCACGCGGGAGGAGGCGCTGCGCCGTTTGGCGGCGTCGTACGACTCGCCCCTTTTCGCCCGCGTGGTGGAGAACGTCGTGCGCTCGCTGCGCTTCGGCGCGCAGCTGGCCGAGGCGCTCGAGGCGGCGGCTGTGGAGGCGCGCTCGGTCCATCGGGCGCATGTGGAGGAGCGCGTGGCGAAGGCGCCGGTCAAGATGATGGTGCCCACGGGCACGCTCATCCTGCCGGCGATGCTTCTGCTGGTGCTCGGGCCGGTGCTGCTCGAGCTGATGGAAGGTTTCTAA
- a CDS encoding class III signal peptide-containing protein, which translates to MEAYRMWLARATCRAGRALRREDGQGTTEYAILVGVLVVIAIIAITVFRPKLQELWNAIADGINGL; encoded by the coding sequence ATGGAAGCGTATCGGATGTGGCTGGCGAGGGCGACGTGCCGGGCGGGGCGGGCTCTCCGGCGCGAGGACGGGCAGGGCACGACGGAGTACGCCATCCTGGTGGGGGTGCTCGTCGTGATCGCCATCATCGCGATCACGGTGTTCCGCCCGAAGCTGCAGGAGCTGTGGAACGCCATCGCCGACGGTATCAACGGCCTGTAG
- a CDS encoding TadE/TadG family type IV pilus assembly protein: MALRRPRAGGGYACGGQATVEAAFLIPVLLVGLLLLVQPGILLYDRMVMNAAAAEACRLLATKTDAAGDMAASCEAFVRHRLGSVPPVACFHVHEGRCSWEVRLEGDEGSGTVRASISNEARPLPLIGAAAGLLGIVDAGGNFRIEVEAEQEVQPGWTASAPGGGPAGWVGAWLSE, from the coding sequence ATGGCTTTGAGAAGGCCTCGTGCGGGAGGCGGGTACGCGTGCGGCGGACAGGCCACCGTGGAGGCGGCGTTTCTCATCCCCGTGCTGCTCGTGGGGCTTCTACTGCTCGTGCAGCCGGGCATCCTCCTGTACGACCGGATGGTGATGAACGCCGCGGCCGCGGAGGCATGCCGCCTGCTGGCTACGAAGACGGACGCGGCGGGGGACATGGCGGCGAGCTGCGAGGCGTTCGTGCGCCATCGGCTGGGATCGGTGCCGCCGGTCGCGTGCTTCCATGTGCACGAGGGCCGCTGCTCGTGGGAGGTGCGCTTGGAGGGCGACGAGGGATCGGGCACGGTGCGCGCGTCCATCTCGAACGAGGCCCGGCCGCTTCCTCTGATAGGCGCGGCGGCGGGGCTTCTCGGCATCGTGGACGCCGGGGGCAACTTCCGCATCGAGGTGGAGGCGGAGCAGGAGGTCCAGCCGGGCTGGACGGCAAGCGCGCCGGGCGGCGGCCCGGCGGGATGGGTGGGGGCATGGCTGAGCGAATGA
- a CDS encoding molybdenum cofactor biosynthesis enzyme, with amino-acid sequence MAERMTRRDPFRDEEGLTTAGMVLALLVTLSLVFSAGQVQRIGAASSKVQNVADAAALAAENAVAEFMIVVRVADAAVLSLSLTSLAATGLGVAALCTPATAAASETLLSAGRDIARARNSFAEKAAAGLNKLQRALPFLAAANAASVASANGDGSAGYLALAVLAPAEGEEIKVGSNAAAAALEDEVDGSAEAVRQAAEEAEEAAERANEAKRRAFEHDCGAAPTYCMYERARTLAGMEGSDNPLFRSVDAWSFSVALKRAQAYYPRRLAVERPEGGSVEEQARSRLRTRFYGFAVEEMGRGYVRESAESFDALFPRLPRNTDEMRGTRLYTEEAYPVSVDEEGREVMHAWEGCPEAAGAARLGSIAQMEAGSGPTCPACGFTAASMGKVAAASTSIENGFEYHYGKVAEAAEEYRKARDELDPLAAEVRERAGGLFDRVGEAFGEAAGMRIDARPPGALGVVALVASTGATDGARGWESPFVRSAGTLGTRAAVSAATLVADPSGEGGSVVSSLLDGLADQGGAAVGALGIVLDCWSGLLEAYAEGQDALAGAVSSALDGLPLAGASGLGAWASDALEGAVAAAGLEPADLDALKPALVNSAHVAEADDGAFSAQLLALKGQAVAHPLASNDVFASIVGLVEGGAVEAIDAVDGRIVIAEVRLLGDGGPAIPIELALPPAAKEAAVDLVGRLADGLRSVYAQVTGVRVWE; translated from the coding sequence ATGGCTGAGCGAATGACGAGGCGGGATCCGTTCCGCGACGAGGAGGGCCTCACCACGGCGGGCATGGTGCTCGCGCTGCTGGTCACGCTCTCGCTTGTGTTCTCGGCCGGGCAGGTGCAGCGCATAGGCGCGGCGTCCTCGAAGGTGCAGAACGTGGCCGACGCCGCGGCGCTCGCGGCCGAGAACGCGGTGGCCGAGTTCATGATCGTCGTGAGGGTGGCGGACGCGGCGGTGCTGTCGCTGTCGTTGACGAGCCTCGCGGCGACCGGGCTCGGGGTGGCCGCGCTCTGCACGCCTGCCACGGCCGCGGCATCCGAGACGCTGCTCTCGGCCGGACGCGACATCGCCCGCGCCCGCAACTCGTTCGCGGAGAAGGCCGCCGCCGGCCTCAACAAGCTGCAGCGCGCGCTGCCGTTCCTGGCGGCGGCGAACGCGGCCTCGGTGGCGTCGGCCAACGGCGACGGGTCGGCGGGGTACCTGGCGCTCGCCGTGCTCGCCCCCGCCGAGGGCGAGGAGATAAAGGTGGGCTCGAACGCCGCCGCTGCAGCCCTCGAGGACGAGGTGGACGGGAGCGCCGAGGCCGTCCGGCAGGCCGCGGAGGAGGCCGAGGAGGCCGCCGAGCGCGCGAACGAGGCCAAGCGGCGCGCGTTCGAGCACGACTGCGGCGCGGCGCCGACGTACTGCATGTACGAGCGGGCGCGCACGCTCGCGGGGATGGAGGGCTCGGACAATCCGCTGTTCAGGAGCGTCGACGCCTGGTCGTTCTCGGTGGCGCTCAAGCGGGCGCAGGCGTATTACCCGCGGCGCCTGGCGGTCGAGCGTCCGGAGGGGGGCTCGGTGGAGGAGCAGGCGCGCTCGAGGCTGCGCACGAGGTTCTACGGGTTCGCGGTCGAGGAGATGGGCCGCGGGTACGTCCGCGAGAGCGCCGAGTCGTTCGACGCGCTGTTCCCGCGCCTGCCGAGGAACACCGACGAGATGCGGGGGACGAGGCTCTACACCGAGGAGGCGTACCCGGTGTCCGTCGACGAGGAGGGAAGGGAGGTCATGCACGCATGGGAAGGATGCCCGGAGGCCGCAGGGGCGGCGCGGCTCGGATCCATCGCCCAGATGGAGGCTGGATCGGGCCCGACGTGCCCGGCGTGCGGCTTCACGGCCGCCAGCATGGGCAAGGTGGCTGCGGCCTCCACGTCCATCGAGAACGGCTTCGAGTACCACTATGGGAAGGTGGCCGAGGCGGCCGAGGAGTACCGGAAGGCGCGCGACGAGCTCGACCCGCTCGCAGCGGAAGTGCGCGAACGCGCGGGAGGCCTGTTCGACCGCGTGGGGGAGGCCTTCGGCGAAGCGGCCGGCATGCGCATCGACGCGCGCCCTCCCGGGGCGCTCGGCGTGGTGGCGCTCGTCGCGTCCACAGGCGCGACGGACGGGGCGCGGGGTTGGGAGAGTCCCTTCGTCCGTTCTGCGGGTACGCTCGGCACGCGCGCGGCCGTGTCGGCGGCGACGCTCGTGGCCGACCCCTCGGGAGAAGGCGGCTCGGTGGTGTCGTCGCTGCTCGACGGGCTCGCCGACCAGGGAGGTGCTGCGGTCGGCGCCCTCGGCATCGTGCTCGATTGCTGGTCGGGGCTGCTCGAGGCCTACGCCGAGGGGCAGGATGCGCTCGCGGGCGCCGTGTCGTCGGCCTTGGACGGCCTTCCGCTCGCCGGGGCCAGCGGGCTGGGCGCGTGGGCGTCGGACGCGCTCGAGGGCGCGGTGGCGGCGGCCGGGCTCGAGCCGGCCGACCTCGACGCGCTGAAGCCCGCCTTGGTGAACTCGGCGCACGTGGCCGAGGCGGACGACGGGGCGTTCTCGGCGCAGCTGCTCGCGCTCAAGGGCCAGGCCGTGGCCCATCCGCTCGCCTCGAACGACGTATTCGCGTCGATCGTGGGGCTGGTCGAAGGGGGCGCGGTGGAGGCCATCGACGCCGTCGACGGCCGCATCGTGATCGCCGAGGTGCGGCTGTTAGGCGACGGCGGGCCCGCCATCCCCATCGAGCTGGCGCTCCCGCCGGCCGCCAAAGAGGCGGCGGTGGACCTGGTGGGCCGGCTGGCCGACGGCCTGAGATCGGTGTACGCGCAGGTGACGGGGGTGAGGGTATGGGAGTGA
- a CDS encoding DUF192 domain-containing protein: MEDRKERKPAAVSGPKREEGASPARRKPTRRRAGGAGKRPQDPADAAALLEMATRLSRKGRGLLFSRPGDASLLLVPCNDVHTAGMAHRIDVAFVDEAGGVLASYRNVGPFRRLRHKGAAAVIERFSSCATPWFEEGDRVGVVPMKEER, translated from the coding sequence ATGGAAGATCGAAAAGAGAGGAAGCCGGCGGCCGTTTCGGGGCCCAAGCGGGAGGAGGGCGCGTCCCCGGCGCGCCGCAAGCCGACGAGGCGGCGCGCGGGAGGGGCTGGGAAGCGGCCGCAGGATCCGGCCGACGCGGCCGCCTTGCTGGAGATGGCGACGCGCCTATCGCGGAAGGGCCGGGGGCTGCTGTTCTCGCGGCCGGGCGACGCGTCGCTTCTGCTCGTGCCGTGCAACGACGTGCATACGGCGGGCATGGCGCATCGCATAGACGTGGCGTTCGTCGACGAGGCCGGGGGCGTGCTCGCGTCCTATCGCAACGTGGGCCCGTTTCGGCGGCTCCGCCACAAGGGAGCGGCCGCCGTGATCGAGCGGTTCTCGTCGTGCGCGACGCCGTGGTTCGAGGAGGGCGATCGCGTGGGCGTCGTCCCTATGAAGGAGGAGCGATGA
- a CDS encoding prepilin peptidase yields MTAALALAYAVAGGAAGRLFVPWAANALLRRSYERSVSWWWDSYGAYRAFREERPEPLAGGRGEEGALAIWRDDALAMARAGTLARERVRALAEAGLKADESGAARSEAEQRARCAFAPGPWGHAACALGCAGWFGAAALCGLPAAVCAALLACGAAMAVAVACDVQARIIPLETCLALAVGGAAFQLGTGGVRALAAGALIAAVVVAGCAAANRLLGRGGGVPVGHGDVRCMAALSLASGPAAPFGLLVCYGCAAAFSLAGLAAGRLAWRGGIPMAPFLALWLAVVPVCA; encoded by the coding sequence GTGACGGCGGCGCTCGCGCTCGCCTACGCGGTGGCGGGCGGCGCGGCGGGGCGGCTCTTCGTCCCCTGGGCGGCGAACGCCCTGCTGAGGCGCTCCTACGAGCGGTCGGTGTCGTGGTGGTGGGATTCGTACGGCGCCTACCGGGCGTTTCGGGAGGAGCGCCCCGAACCGCTCGCGGGAGGGAGGGGCGAGGAGGGCGCGCTCGCGATCTGGCGGGACGACGCGCTGGCGATGGCCCGCGCCGGGACGCTCGCCCGGGAACGGGTGCGCGCCTTGGCGGAGGCGGGCCTGAAGGCGGACGAGTCCGGCGCCGCCCGCAGCGAGGCCGAGCAGCGGGCGCGATGCGCGTTCGCGCCCGGGCCGTGGGGGCACGCCGCCTGCGCCCTCGGCTGCGCGGGGTGGTTCGGGGCGGCGGCCCTCTGCGGGCTGCCGGCGGCCGTCTGCGCGGCGCTCCTGGCGTGCGGGGCGGCCATGGCCGTGGCCGTGGCGTGCGATGTGCAGGCGCGCATCATCCCGCTTGAGACGTGCCTGGCGCTGGCCGTCGGCGGCGCGGCGTTTCAGCTCGGGACGGGAGGCGTGCGCGCCCTCGCCGCAGGCGCCCTGATCGCGGCGGTCGTGGTAGCGGGCTGCGCGGCGGCGAACCGGCTGCTCGGACGAGGCGGGGGCGTTCCCGTGGGCCATGGCGACGTGCGGTGCATGGCGGCGCTCTCGCTTGCCAGCGGGCCGGCCGCGCCGTTCGGGCTTCTCGTCTGCTACGGGTGCGCGGCGGCGTTCTCGCTCGCGGGGTTGGCGGCGGGAAGGCTCGCATGGAGGGGAGGAATCCCCATGGCGCCGTTCCTGGCGCTATGGCTGGCCGTTGTACCGGTATGCGCCTGA
- a CDS encoding TadE family protein: protein MLRPACGERGSSVVSFLLALPILLAFLFAVVDLGRSVFLGMALEDAAHAACRAVCSAGSGEAEQTAREAALAASPSLAAEGLRLAVAAHVGELEEEPYVHRLYDADEGAFEERPSRTARRTVRVDLELEGSYLTPAGALIAVAEGRGDGGFAYAASAAGERDETVEGGAW from the coding sequence ATGCTTCGACCCGCCTGCGGCGAGCGGGGAAGCAGCGTCGTGTCGTTTCTGCTGGCGCTGCCGATTCTGCTCGCATTCCTATTCGCGGTCGTGGATCTGGGGCGGTCGGTGTTCTTGGGCATGGCGCTCGAGGATGCGGCGCATGCGGCGTGTCGCGCCGTCTGCTCGGCCGGTTCCGGCGAAGCGGAGCAGACGGCGAGGGAGGCGGCGCTCGCGGCGTCCCCCTCGCTCGCTGCGGAGGGACTTCGGCTCGCGGTGGCCGCGCATGTGGGGGAGCTCGAGGAGGAGCCGTACGTGCACCGCCTCTACGACGCGGACGAAGGCGCGTTCGAGGAGCGGCCCTCGCGGACCGCCCGGCGTACGGTGCGCGTCGACCTGGAGCTGGAGGGGTCGTACCTGACTCCGGCAGGCGCCCTGATCGCCGTGGCGGAGGGGCGGGGCGACGGGGGGTTCGCATACGCGGCGTCGGCTGCAGGCGAGAGGGACGAGACGGTGGAAGGGGGAGCATGGTGA